The Arthrobacter sp. NicSoilC5 genome has a window encoding:
- a CDS encoding dienelactone hydrolase family protein — translation MLIEIQAAAGHAEAIVARPSTGAGPFPGVIFYMDAFGLRPRIQEMAQRIADWGYVVLAPNVFYREGTVAELAPAGDMSTQEGREAAGKAAFPRVGRLTPDKALPDIDAWVSALAALDGVAPGPIGTTGYCMGARLAVRTATSHPDLVAACGGFHGGGLATEDPDSPHLGLGTARARFVFGHADHDRSMAPDAVARLGEALKDAGLEASNEIYEGAPHGYSMADTSAFHPEATERHFRELRALLDGALKG, via the coding sequence ATGCTCATCGAGATCCAGGCCGCAGCAGGCCATGCCGAAGCCATTGTCGCCCGCCCCTCTACCGGAGCGGGCCCGTTCCCGGGGGTCATCTTCTACATGGACGCGTTCGGCTTGCGCCCGCGCATCCAGGAGATGGCGCAGCGCATTGCCGACTGGGGCTACGTGGTGCTGGCGCCCAACGTGTTCTACCGGGAAGGAACAGTCGCCGAGCTGGCCCCGGCCGGTGACATGTCCACTCAGGAGGGCAGGGAAGCTGCCGGCAAGGCTGCGTTCCCCCGGGTGGGCCGGCTGACCCCGGACAAGGCCTTGCCGGACATCGATGCCTGGGTTTCCGCGCTGGCGGCGCTCGACGGCGTGGCGCCGGGTCCTATTGGCACCACCGGCTACTGCATGGGTGCCCGGCTCGCGGTCCGCACCGCCACCTCGCACCCGGACCTGGTGGCAGCGTGTGGCGGCTTCCACGGTGGCGGCCTGGCAACGGAGGATCCGGACAGCCCTCACCTGGGGCTTGGCACGGCCCGGGCGCGCTTCGTCTTTGGCCACGCGGACCACGACCGGAGCATGGCCCCCGACGCCGTCGCGCGCCTGGGCGAAGCGCTCAAGGACGCCGGGCTCGAGGCATCCAACGAGATCTACGAAGGGGCACCTCACGGATACAGCATGGCGGACACCTCGGCGTTCCACCCGGAAGCCACGGAGCGGCACTTCCGTGAGCTGCGCGCCCTGCTGGACGGGGCGCTGAAGGGCTGA
- a CDS encoding pyruvate dehydrogenase produces the protein MAKELATQLIEQLQAAGVQRIYGIVGDSLNPIVDAVRQTGGSAKGGIDWIHVRHEEAAAFAAAAEAQLTGKLAVCAGSCGPGNLHLINGLYDANRSGAPVLAIASHIPSKQIGSSFFQETHPDRLFNECSVYSELVSTAEQAPRVMHSAIQHALGLGGVAVVTLPGDIAGLEAAGPTPLPATFRPASLVPDPASVQALADAINDAGKVAIFAGAGVEGAHSELMALADLAKAPVGHSLRGKDFVQYDNPFDIGMTGLLGYGAAAEGIEDADLLVLLGTDFPYDQFLPDTRTAQVDRVAHRLGRRTDVDIAVHGDVLPTLRALLPLVKAKKSRRFLDQMLKKHDRLMNKAVGAYTRKVEKKQPIHPEYAASLLDQVGAEDAIFTADTGMCNVWTARYINPLGTRRLIGSFLHGSMANALPHAIGAQLAFPGRQVISVSGDGGLSMLLGELITAAAYKLPVNVVVFNNSTLGMVKLEMLVDGLPDFGVDVPDANYAAVAQALGFHAVRVTDPAQIESAYREAFAHPGPSLVELITDPKALSIPPKISGSQVIGFATAMSKVVLNRGAGEAVSMARSNLRNIPRR, from the coding sequence ATGGCCAAGGAACTTGCCACCCAGCTCATCGAACAACTCCAGGCTGCCGGCGTGCAGCGGATCTACGGGATTGTGGGCGACAGCCTCAACCCGATCGTGGATGCCGTCCGCCAGACCGGCGGCTCCGCGAAGGGCGGCATTGACTGGATCCACGTCCGCCATGAGGAAGCCGCCGCCTTTGCGGCCGCAGCCGAAGCGCAGCTCACCGGAAAGCTTGCCGTGTGCGCCGGATCCTGCGGCCCCGGAAACCTGCATCTGATCAACGGCCTGTACGACGCCAACCGCTCCGGCGCTCCGGTGCTGGCCATCGCCTCCCACATTCCCAGCAAGCAGATCGGCAGCAGCTTCTTCCAGGAGACCCACCCGGACCGCCTGTTCAACGAATGCTCGGTGTACTCGGAGCTGGTCAGCACCGCAGAGCAGGCTCCCCGGGTAATGCACAGTGCCATCCAGCACGCGCTGGGGCTTGGGGGAGTGGCCGTCGTGACCCTGCCGGGTGACATTGCCGGGCTGGAGGCCGCCGGCCCCACCCCGCTGCCTGCCACCTTCCGGCCTGCCAGCCTGGTCCCGGACCCGGCCAGCGTCCAGGCCCTCGCGGACGCCATCAACGACGCCGGCAAGGTGGCCATCTTCGCCGGCGCCGGCGTGGAAGGGGCACACAGCGAGCTGATGGCGCTCGCCGACCTGGCCAAGGCGCCGGTGGGGCACTCGCTGCGCGGCAAGGACTTCGTCCAGTACGACAACCCGTTCGATATCGGCATGACCGGGCTGCTGGGCTACGGGGCCGCGGCGGAAGGCATCGAGGACGCCGACCTGCTGGTCCTCCTGGGCACCGACTTCCCATACGACCAGTTCCTGCCGGACACCCGCACCGCGCAGGTGGACCGGGTGGCCCACCGGCTGGGCCGCCGGACCGACGTCGACATTGCCGTCCACGGCGACGTGCTGCCCACCCTGCGCGCACTGCTCCCGCTGGTGAAGGCGAAGAAGAGCCGCAGGTTCCTGGACCAGATGCTGAAGAAGCACGACCGGCTGATGAACAAGGCCGTGGGCGCCTACACCCGGAAGGTGGAGAAGAAGCAGCCCATCCACCCGGAGTACGCGGCGTCCCTGCTGGACCAGGTGGGCGCCGAGGACGCCATCTTCACCGCGGACACGGGCATGTGCAACGTCTGGACCGCGCGGTACATCAACCCGCTGGGCACCCGCCGCCTGATCGGATCCTTCCTGCACGGCTCCATGGCCAACGCCCTCCCGCACGCCATCGGCGCACAGCTGGCATTCCCCGGCCGCCAGGTCATCTCGGTGTCCGGCGACGGCGGCCTGTCCATGCTGCTGGGCGAGCTCATCACTGCCGCCGCCTACAAACTGCCCGTCAACGTGGTGGTCTTCAACAACTCCACGCTCGGCATGGTCAAGCTCGAGATGCTGGTGGACGGACTGCCCGATTTCGGTGTGGACGTCCCCGATGCCAACTACGCGGCCGTGGCACAGGCGCTGGGCTTCCATGCGGTGAGGGTCACGGATCCGGCGCAGATCGAATCGGCGTACCGGGAAGCGTTCGCCCACCCCGGCCCGTCGCTGGTGGAACTCATCACCGACCCCAAGGCGCTGTCCATCCCGCCGAAGATCTCCGGTTCCCAGGTGATCGGGTTCGCCACGGCCATGTCCAAGGTGGTGCTGAACCGCGGGGCGGGTGAGGCCGTGAGTATGGCGCGCAGCAACCTGCGCAACATCCCGCGGCGCTGA
- a CDS encoding hydroxymethylpyrimidine/phosphomethylpyrimidine kinase, producing the protein MTSATPDATLPAARPAVVLTIAGSEATGGAGAQADLKTFQELGVFGIANLTCIVSFDPKDSWNHRFVPVDQQVIADQLEATTAAYGPASGAPSALDTVKIGMLGSPATISTVAGALQENSFANVVLDPVLICKGQEPGHALDTDQALKSQILPLATFVTPNHFEAESLAGLEITDVESLKAAAVRIHELSGAAVLAKGGVRLEGPDAVDVFYDGQTLEVLSAPKVGEVAVSGAGCSLAAAVTAELAKGASPLEAARTAKDFVTAGIRNRVASGAPFDALWQGGAR; encoded by the coding sequence ATGACTTCCGCTACCCCTGACGCAACGCTGCCCGCCGCACGTCCCGCCGTCGTCCTCACCATCGCCGGGTCCGAAGCCACCGGTGGCGCCGGCGCGCAGGCCGACCTGAAGACCTTCCAGGAACTGGGCGTCTTCGGCATCGCCAACCTGACCTGCATCGTGTCCTTCGACCCCAAGGACAGCTGGAACCACCGCTTCGTGCCGGTGGACCAGCAGGTGATTGCCGATCAACTGGAGGCGACGACGGCGGCCTACGGTCCGGCGTCGGGCGCCCCTTCGGCTTTGGACACGGTGAAGATCGGCATGCTGGGCAGCCCGGCCACCATCAGCACGGTGGCCGGCGCCCTGCAGGAGAACAGCTTCGCCAACGTTGTCCTGGACCCGGTGCTGATCTGCAAGGGCCAGGAGCCGGGGCACGCACTGGACACGGACCAGGCCCTGAAGTCGCAGATCCTGCCGCTGGCCACCTTCGTCACGCCCAACCACTTCGAGGCGGAATCACTGGCCGGCCTGGAGATCACGGACGTGGAGTCGCTGAAGGCCGCTGCCGTGCGCATCCACGAGCTCAGCGGCGCAGCAGTCCTGGCCAAGGGCGGGGTCCGGCTGGAAGGCCCCGACGCCGTCGACGTTTTCTACGACGGCCAGACCCTCGAAGTCCTCAGTGCCCCGAAGGTGGGCGAGGTGGCAGTATCCGGCGCCGGCTGCTCGCTGGCCGCCGCCGTAACGGCGGAACTGGCCAAGGGCGCCAGCCCGCTGGAGGCCGCCCGGACCGCCAAGGACTTCGTTACCGCCGGCATCCGCAACCGCGTTGCCTCCGGCGCCCCGTTCGACGCCCTGTGGCAGGGCGGCGCCCGCTGA
- a CDS encoding VOC family protein, whose translation MLRVRPVHFTSRTESWKQLLTTLGMVQTEDDGGWQVFDSASGRVALHSAEADSGQDGRTVLAVEVGDVAEFARRTNLSAQEESPQEGAAEGAGPAELVTADHGDACRISAPDGFSFLADKAAHFAQCADADPALAVAAVWYTADPEGAVRTLLHIGARPRPVTDNDETADFTAKNGGVLLVRPATGQPRSGLGFEYDGGLEPLQERLTAAGLTASLTEEAFGSTLHVANPDAGGPNAPATVWISQRRPMG comes from the coding sequence ATGCTCCGAGTCCGCCCCGTCCATTTCACCTCGCGCACCGAGTCCTGGAAGCAGCTCCTCACCACCCTGGGGATGGTGCAGACAGAGGACGACGGCGGGTGGCAGGTCTTTGATTCGGCGTCAGGCCGCGTGGCGCTCCACTCCGCGGAGGCGGATTCGGGTCAGGACGGCCGGACGGTGCTGGCGGTGGAAGTGGGAGACGTGGCCGAATTCGCCCGCCGCACCAACCTGTCGGCACAGGAGGAGTCCCCACAGGAAGGGGCGGCGGAAGGCGCCGGACCGGCCGAACTCGTCACTGCTGACCACGGTGACGCCTGCCGGATCAGCGCGCCTGACGGGTTCAGCTTCCTGGCGGACAAGGCCGCCCATTTCGCCCAGTGCGCCGACGCCGATCCCGCCCTGGCCGTTGCGGCGGTCTGGTACACCGCGGACCCGGAGGGGGCCGTCCGCACGCTGCTGCACATCGGCGCCCGCCCCCGGCCCGTGACGGACAATGACGAGACGGCAGACTTCACTGCCAAAAACGGCGGCGTCCTGCTGGTTCGGCCGGCCACCGGACAGCCCAGGTCAGGCTTGGGTTTCGAATACGACGGCGGGCTGGAACCGTTGCAGGAGCGCCTCACCGCCGCGGGCCTCACCGCCAGCCTGACCGAGGAGGCGTTTGGAAGCACCCTCCACGTAGCCAACCCGGATGCCGGCGGCCCCAACGCGCCCGCCACGGTGTGGATCTCCCAGCGGCGCCCCATGGGGTAG
- a CDS encoding YdeI/OmpD-associated family protein — protein sequence MATELEELLLPDAAAWRAWLEVNHGTSPGVWLVLHKKGGTVTGLDYAAALDEALCFGWIDGQGRRRDSESVFQRMTPRRPRSVWSARNVGHIARLEETGKMTDAGRAAVEAAKADGRWDAAYGGQADVEVPADLAAAIAANPAAQAMFDVLTKTNLFSLVYRTNSAKQAATRERRIAGFVDMLARGETPYPQKKRPAGQG from the coding sequence ATGGCCACTGAGCTTGAGGAACTGCTGCTGCCCGATGCCGCTGCCTGGCGTGCCTGGCTGGAAGTGAACCACGGCACCAGCCCGGGGGTGTGGCTGGTGCTGCACAAGAAGGGCGGGACGGTGACGGGCCTTGACTACGCGGCGGCCCTGGACGAGGCCCTGTGTTTTGGCTGGATCGACGGGCAGGGCCGGCGCCGGGACAGCGAAAGCGTGTTCCAGCGGATGACGCCGCGGCGCCCCCGGAGCGTCTGGTCGGCGCGGAACGTGGGGCACATCGCGCGGCTGGAGGAAACGGGCAAGATGACCGACGCCGGCAGGGCGGCGGTGGAGGCCGCCAAGGCCGACGGCCGCTGGGACGCCGCTTACGGCGGTCAGGCTGACGTCGAAGTTCCCGCAGACCTGGCAGCAGCCATCGCCGCCAACCCCGCCGCGCAGGCAATGTTCGATGTCCTGACGAAAACCAACCTGTTCTCCCTGGTGTACCGGACGAATTCGGCCAAGCAGGCAGCCACCCGGGAGCGCAGGATCGCTGGCTTCGTGGACATGCTGGCGCGCGGTGAGACGCCGTATCCGCAGAAGAAGCGCCCCGCCGGGCAGGGCTAG
- a CDS encoding NUDIX hydrolase family protein — translation MNVRTPDPNPGWLSEEDLFEARGRLPMVYVEAVPVRLDPLGYVNEVGTLLQADADGTMVRSLVSGRVIYRETIRAALLRHMEKDLGPLAFPQLPLSPVPFTVAEYFPAPSQTGFTDERQHAVSLAYVIPVTGECEPRQDALELTWMTPEEVLSPGVQMEFSGGRGGLIRQALAFAGVGF, via the coding sequence ATGAACGTGCGCACACCTGACCCGAATCCCGGCTGGCTCTCTGAAGAAGACCTCTTTGAGGCACGGGGGCGGCTGCCCATGGTGTACGTCGAGGCAGTACCGGTCCGGCTGGACCCGCTGGGCTACGTCAACGAAGTGGGCACGCTGCTGCAGGCGGACGCAGACGGGACCATGGTGCGTTCCCTGGTGTCCGGGCGCGTCATCTACCGCGAAACCATCCGCGCCGCCCTCCTGCGGCACATGGAAAAGGACCTCGGCCCCCTGGCGTTCCCGCAGCTGCCGTTGAGCCCCGTGCCGTTCACGGTGGCCGAATACTTCCCGGCACCGTCCCAGACCGGCTTCACGGACGAGCGGCAACACGCCGTGTCCCTGGCCTACGTGATCCCGGTGACGGGCGAGTGCGAGCCGCGCCAGGACGCCCTGGAGCTGACCTGGATGACCCCGGAGGAAGTCCTCAGCCCGGGCGTCCAGATGGAGTTTTCCGGCGGCCGCGGCGGCCTGATCCGGCAGGCCCTGGCGTTTGCAGGCGTGGGCTTCTGA
- a CDS encoding DUF6707 family protein, protein MTESPAARHHREQQAGSLTTGSHILLPDGRRTAEIDQVELEHDDFGSPALVLASLSGGGTLRVAIGTMVTVVDGAHDDVTQLPLPADLPEAAPPAETLTPRNGAQEQPGAGTGPLNVAPAVVVPPLPPAPPAATGPSEEELALIPAPAGTPESVVEAAAEAHPDAEGVLLLADRLSKGVNFKSGSCLKDLSDLAHELFITLKDADGALSVADLITVLPYDGNPGRWTSVEASLALASYICRQDGQDERAEVYEKLIRTPENQETDPFKARMAAKVRQRSLNEPNLYDKEIFRSIDNSNHDAEREWRLLRLESLLFLRAHGGSETIGTSELERRISNELEAVRS, encoded by the coding sequence ATGACCGAATCACCAGCCGCCAGGCACCACCGTGAACAGCAGGCTGGATCTCTGACCACCGGCAGCCACATCCTCCTCCCCGACGGCCGGCGCACTGCCGAAATCGACCAGGTGGAGCTCGAGCACGACGATTTTGGCTCCCCCGCACTGGTACTGGCCAGCCTCTCCGGCGGCGGAACCCTGCGGGTTGCCATCGGCACCATGGTCACAGTGGTGGACGGAGCGCACGACGACGTCACCCAGCTTCCGCTGCCCGCGGACCTTCCGGAGGCCGCACCACCGGCGGAAACCCTGACCCCGCGGAACGGTGCGCAGGAGCAGCCCGGCGCCGGGACCGGTCCCCTCAATGTGGCGCCCGCCGTCGTCGTCCCTCCCCTCCCGCCGGCGCCGCCCGCAGCGACCGGGCCCAGCGAGGAGGAACTGGCACTCATCCCGGCGCCGGCCGGCACCCCCGAATCAGTAGTGGAGGCCGCCGCGGAGGCGCACCCGGATGCGGAGGGCGTGCTGCTCCTGGCCGACAGGCTGTCCAAGGGCGTCAACTTCAAATCCGGAAGCTGCCTGAAGGACCTCAGCGACCTGGCGCACGAACTGTTCATCACGCTCAAGGACGCGGACGGCGCACTGTCCGTGGCAGACCTGATCACCGTGCTGCCCTATGACGGAAACCCGGGCCGGTGGACCTCGGTGGAGGCCTCCCTGGCGCTGGCCAGCTACATTTGCCGGCAGGACGGCCAGGACGAACGCGCCGAAGTGTACGAGAAACTGATCCGCACCCCGGAAAACCAGGAAACGGACCCGTTCAAGGCGCGCATGGCAGCCAAGGTGCGGCAGCGCTCGCTCAACGAGCCCAACCTGTACGACAAGGAAATCTTCCGCTCCATCGACAACTCCAACCATGACGCCGAGCGCGAATGGCGGCTGCTGCGGCTGGAATCCCTGCTGTTCCTGCGGGCGCACGGCGGCTCGGAAACCATCGGGACGTCCGAACTGGAACGGCGCATCAGCAACGAGCTGGAGGCCGTCCGCTCCTGA
- a CDS encoding SRPBCC domain-containing protein, which produces MTNNLSVVINADAPQVWTMLREPSKVAQWHGWQAEDLESEIKEIYFSSDVQEAPDHTSLTVHGGDTFELHPEAGGTRVSVTRAAVDHDSEWAAWDEDVTQGWLTFLQQLRFALERHPHGKRHTLFLHLTEGKASAIEKLGLSDLPAPGEPYQLTLGTGEDISGKVWYRTSHQVGLTVHSYAEHGEGLLVVADHPAIKDVRAEGDGSLVIASTYDLGAGAFEAIRQSWDSWRSENYPASEPAS; this is translated from the coding sequence ATGACCAACAATCTCAGCGTAGTGATCAACGCCGACGCGCCGCAGGTCTGGACCATGCTGCGTGAACCGTCCAAGGTGGCCCAGTGGCATGGCTGGCAGGCCGAGGACCTGGAGTCCGAGATCAAGGAGATCTACTTCTCCAGTGACGTGCAGGAAGCACCGGACCACACCAGCCTCACCGTGCACGGCGGGGACACGTTTGAGCTCCACCCGGAGGCCGGTGGAACCCGGGTCAGTGTCACCCGCGCCGCCGTGGACCATGACTCCGAGTGGGCTGCCTGGGACGAGGACGTCACGCAGGGCTGGCTGACCTTCCTGCAGCAACTCCGCTTCGCCCTGGAACGCCACCCGCACGGCAAGCGGCACACCCTGTTCCTGCACCTGACCGAGGGCAAAGCCTCCGCCATTGAGAAGCTGGGGCTCTCCGACCTCCCGGCGCCGGGCGAGCCCTACCAATTGACACTCGGCACCGGCGAGGACATCAGCGGCAAGGTCTGGTACCGGACCAGCCACCAGGTGGGCCTCACGGTGCACAGCTACGCCGAACACGGCGAGGGGCTGCTGGTGGTGGCGGACCACCCGGCCATCAAGGATGTCCGCGCGGAGGGTGACGGCTCGCTGGTCATCGCTTCCACGTACGACCTCGGCGCCGGCGCCTTCGAGGCCATCCGGCAATCCTGGGATTCCTGGCGGTCCGAGAACTACCCGGCTTCCGAACCGGCCAGCTGA
- a CDS encoding glycoside hydrolase family 32 protein, protein MPPKIPETVPAAVRRRPVLWALAAVTVLVLAGLLVLGGNIQRDGGQAGTPQAGTGQSGTGQPGDPPAAAPADDPGYRPAYHLTPDQHWMNDPQRPFFLDGRWHYYYLYNADYPEGNGTEWFHATSTDLVHWKNEGVAIPKFRNGLGDIETGSAVVDTEGTAGFGKGAVIAVLTQQHDGVQRQSLFYSTDKGYSFQAYGQNPVMENPGAEHWRDPRIIRDEATNQWLMLLAEGHKIGFYTSRDLKQWTYVSGFGQEGLGILECPDFFQMDVDGDPAKRTWVLAASANGSGEGRTTGLAYWTGSFDGKAFAPDGGHQWLDGGPDFYAAVTWDDPRLDDAQRKASRHAIGWMNNWAYARQLPTGDWYGSASVVRDIRLASDGGRPALVSAPTAALQSLEGDPVQLPGGSIGGGTALPVPDSGAFKADVELAKPADGTGEVRLLLQSGGTTYATVGYDFAAGRAFVDRGGDAAAGGSGLADREDARGEYRQARSVDARPTGDAVRLTVYVDRSSVEVFVDGQALTSLVFPPAGPREVRLAADGAVSLRHGTVTPLAGIR, encoded by the coding sequence ATGCCCCCCAAAATTCCGGAAACCGTTCCCGCCGCCGTTCGGCGCCGCCCCGTCCTGTGGGCCCTGGCGGCCGTGACGGTGCTGGTGCTGGCCGGGTTGCTGGTGCTGGGCGGCAACATCCAGAGGGACGGCGGGCAAGCCGGAACCCCGCAGGCCGGTACCGGGCAGAGCGGTACCGGGCAGCCCGGTGATCCGCCGGCAGCCGCCCCCGCGGACGATCCCGGCTACCGGCCCGCGTACCACCTCACCCCTGACCAGCACTGGATGAACGATCCGCAGCGGCCCTTCTTCCTCGATGGCCGGTGGCACTATTACTACCTCTACAACGCCGACTACCCGGAAGGGAACGGCACCGAGTGGTTCCACGCCACCAGCACGGACCTGGTGCACTGGAAGAACGAAGGGGTGGCCATTCCCAAGTTCCGCAACGGCCTGGGCGACATCGAAACCGGGTCCGCGGTGGTGGACACCGAGGGGACAGCAGGATTCGGCAAGGGGGCCGTGATCGCCGTCCTCACCCAGCAGCACGACGGTGTCCAGCGCCAGTCCCTGTTCTACTCCACCGACAAGGGCTACAGCTTCCAGGCCTACGGGCAGAACCCGGTGATGGAGAACCCCGGCGCCGAGCATTGGCGGGACCCCAGGATCATCCGGGACGAGGCCACCAACCAATGGCTCATGCTGCTCGCGGAGGGCCACAAGATCGGCTTCTACACCTCCCGGGACCTCAAGCAGTGGACCTACGTTTCGGGGTTTGGCCAGGAGGGGCTGGGAATCCTCGAGTGCCCGGACTTCTTCCAGATGGACGTCGACGGCGACCCCGCCAAACGGACGTGGGTCCTGGCAGCGAGCGCCAACGGGTCCGGGGAGGGCCGCACCACCGGGCTGGCCTACTGGACCGGCAGCTTCGACGGAAAGGCCTTCGCGCCGGACGGCGGCCACCAGTGGCTGGACGGCGGGCCGGACTTCTACGCGGCCGTCACCTGGGATGACCCGCGGCTGGACGATGCGCAGCGGAAGGCGTCCCGCCACGCCATCGGCTGGATGAACAACTGGGCCTACGCCCGGCAGCTCCCCACCGGTGACTGGTACGGGTCCGCTTCCGTGGTGCGGGATATCAGGCTGGCGTCCGACGGCGGACGGCCGGCCTTGGTGTCCGCGCCCACCGCCGCGCTCCAGTCGCTGGAAGGGGATCCGGTCCAGTTGCCCGGCGGCAGCATCGGTGGCGGGACGGCACTGCCGGTTCCGGACAGCGGCGCCTTCAAGGCCGACGTCGAGCTGGCCAAGCCCGCGGACGGGACCGGTGAGGTGCGGCTGCTGCTGCAAAGCGGCGGCACCACCTACGCCACGGTGGGCTACGATTTCGCGGCCGGCCGGGCCTTCGTGGACCGCGGCGGCGATGCGGCGGCCGGCGGGAGCGGCCTGGCGGACCGGGAGGACGCCCGCGGCGAATACCGGCAGGCGCGGTCGGTGGACGCGCGGCCCACCGGGGACGCCGTCCGACTCACCGTCTACGTGGACAGGTCATCCGTGGAGGTCTTCGTGGACGGACAGGCCCTGACGTCCCTGGTGTTTCCGCCGGCGGGCCCCAGGGAAGTGCGGCTGGCGGCCGACGGTGCCGTGTCACTCCGGCACGGCACCGTCACGCCGCTGGCCGGCATCCGCTAG
- the tgt gene encoding tRNA guanosine(34) transglycosylase Tgt, with translation MPANPAFALPETRSQFSFTVGTRLAESCPPTAAQVAENDGEFLGRTGTITTPHGEIQTPAFIAVGTKATVKAVLPESMADLGAQALLANAYHLYLQPGPDILDAAGGLGAFMNWPGPTFTDSGGFQVMSLGSGFKKVIDMKSVDASGPDDAVAPGKERLAHIDDDGVWFKSHLNGDRHRFSPEISMQVQHQIGADIMFAFDELTTLQNSRRYQEESLERTRLWAERCIEEHFRLTEERAAKPYQALFGVIQGAQYEDLRRKACRDLGAMPFDGFGIGGALEKENLGTIVRWCNEELPEDKPRHLLGISEPDDIFTAIENGADTFDCVSPTRVARNSAFYTPYGRFNLSGAKYKRDFGPLQEGCDCYACANYSRAYIHHLFKAKEMVSATLISIHNERFVVKMVDDARLAIESGTFFDFKAETLGRYYS, from the coding sequence GTGCCAGCCAACCCCGCCTTCGCCCTGCCTGAAACCCGATCCCAGTTCTCCTTCACGGTCGGCACCCGCCTGGCGGAGTCCTGCCCGCCGACGGCGGCTCAGGTAGCGGAAAACGACGGGGAATTCCTGGGCCGCACCGGCACCATCACCACGCCGCACGGTGAGATCCAGACGCCGGCGTTCATCGCCGTCGGCACCAAGGCCACCGTCAAGGCCGTGCTGCCGGAATCCATGGCGGACCTGGGCGCCCAGGCGCTGCTGGCCAACGCCTACCACCTGTACCTGCAGCCGGGCCCGGACATCCTGGATGCGGCCGGCGGCCTGGGTGCCTTCATGAACTGGCCCGGCCCCACCTTCACCGACTCCGGCGGATTCCAGGTGATGAGCCTCGGCTCCGGGTTCAAGAAGGTCATCGACATGAAATCCGTGGACGCCTCCGGACCGGATGATGCCGTGGCCCCCGGCAAGGAACGCCTGGCCCATATTGACGACGACGGCGTCTGGTTCAAGTCCCACCTGAACGGCGACCGGCACCGCTTCTCCCCCGAGATCTCCATGCAGGTCCAGCACCAGATCGGCGCGGACATCATGTTCGCGTTCGACGAGCTGACCACCCTGCAGAACTCCCGGCGGTACCAGGAGGAATCACTGGAACGCACCCGGCTGTGGGCGGAACGGTGCATCGAGGAACACTTCCGCCTGACGGAGGAACGGGCGGCCAAGCCCTACCAGGCCCTGTTCGGCGTGATCCAAGGCGCCCAGTATGAAGACCTGCGCCGGAAAGCCTGCCGCGACCTCGGCGCGATGCCGTTCGACGGGTTCGGCATCGGCGGGGCGCTGGAGAAGGAGAACCTGGGCACCATCGTGCGCTGGTGCAACGAGGAACTGCCGGAAGACAAGCCGCGGCACCTGCTGGGTATTTCCGAGCCGGATGACATCTTCACCGCCATCGAAAACGGCGCGGATACCTTTGACTGCGTCTCCCCCACCAGGGTGGCACGCAACTCCGCGTTCTATACCCCGTACGGCCGGTTCAATCTTTCCGGCGCCAAGTACAAGCGTGATTTTGGGCCGCTGCAGGAAGGCTGCGACTGCTACGCCTGCGCCAACTATTCGCGGGCCTACATCCACCACCTGTTCAAGGCCAAGGAAATGGTGTCCGCCACCCTCATCTCCATCCACAACGAGCGGTTCGTGGTGAAGATGGTGGACGACGCCCGGCTGGCCATCGAATCCGGCACCTTCTTCGATTTCAAGGCCGAAACCCTCGGCCGGTACTACTCCTGA